One Fuerstiella marisgermanici DNA window includes the following coding sequences:
- a CDS encoding sulfate adenylyltransferase, whose translation MSELIVPHGGLSEPVCCTVSENEKAAFLQEAEGLTKVPVSAADLSTVYRIGDGTLSPLTGPMNSQQWNQVLDDSTIDSQGAKYAWTIPLAFPVDEALAGQIKAGQEVALTNPDGEIVATVDVSDVYPWDKPKYIKSVYLTDRTDHPGGKMVMVNDEKMTHLIGGELKALPQPKNPNFGKYALTPREVRAKLAETGWDAVVAFQTRNPLHRAHEYALVYGLESLLKAGKNAGAVLNPLIGETKGDDVSAEIRMQTYEKLIDGRGMGEGDSDPELWGSRDDSVPDRVLLLGLDIKMFYGGPKEAVMHGIYRQNMGYTHIVIGRKHADAPYEDGTAIWGDFDAQEIFENLNGDLKITPIKVGFAAFYEGMGRVDLMENHKDEKPVFISGKDVRATLQKGELVDPRIMRESTSEILAAAMKQA comes from the coding sequence ATGTCCGAACTGATTGTTCCTCACGGAGGTCTGTCAGAACCCGTTTGTTGTACCGTCTCTGAAAACGAAAAAGCTGCTTTCCTGCAGGAAGCCGAAGGCCTGACAAAGGTTCCTGTTTCCGCAGCTGATCTGTCTACCGTGTACCGCATCGGCGATGGAACTCTAAGCCCACTTACCGGCCCGATGAATTCACAGCAGTGGAATCAGGTGCTGGATGATTCAACCATCGATTCCCAGGGTGCCAAGTACGCCTGGACCATTCCACTGGCCTTCCCCGTGGATGAAGCGTTGGCCGGACAGATCAAAGCAGGCCAGGAGGTTGCTTTGACGAACCCCGATGGCGAAATCGTTGCGACTGTTGACGTTAGCGACGTGTATCCGTGGGACAAGCCGAAGTACATCAAGAGCGTCTACCTGACTGACCGCACCGATCATCCAGGCGGCAAGATGGTGATGGTCAACGACGAAAAGATGACTCATCTGATCGGCGGCGAACTGAAGGCTCTGCCACAACCGAAGAACCCAAACTTCGGCAAGTACGCGCTGACGCCACGCGAAGTACGAGCCAAGCTGGCGGAAACCGGCTGGGATGCCGTTGTCGCTTTCCAGACTCGCAACCCGCTGCATCGAGCTCACGAGTACGCTTTGGTGTACGGCCTCGAATCGCTGCTGAAGGCTGGCAAAAATGCCGGAGCCGTGCTGAATCCGCTGATCGGTGAAACCAAAGGCGACGACGTCAGTGCGGAAATCCGCATGCAGACTTACGAAAAGCTGATCGACGGTCGCGGCATGGGCGAAGGCGACAGCGATCCGGAACTCTGGGGCAGCCGCGACGACAGCGTGCCGGACCGAGTTCTGCTGCTGGGTCTGGACATCAAAATGTTCTACGGCGGACCAAAGGAAGCCGTCATGCACGGCATCTACCGTCAGAACATGGGCTACACGCACATCGTGATTGGCCGCAAACACGCAGACGCTCCTTACGAAGACGGCACTGCCATCTGGGGCGACTTCGATGCTCAGGAAATCTTCGAAAACCTGAACGGCGATCTAAAAATCACGCCGATCAAAGTTGGTTTCGCGGCCTTCTACGAAGGAATGGGCCGAGTCGACCTGATGGAAAACCACAAGGACGAAAAGCCAGTCTTCATCTCCGGCAAAGATGTTCGAGCGACTTTGCAGAAAGGCGAGCTTGTTGATCCTCGTATCATGCGAGAAAGCACGTCAGAAATTCTGGCCGCTGCCATGAAGCAGGCGTAG
- a CDS encoding nucleotidyltransferase domain-containing protein, which translates to MTNPDSVEQSIATCDWAQQRTFPYLATEFPLLATAWDYSRNRISQLQTALAKNPLPDQVATVAISGSLSRMEAHSGSDLDVLIVLDDRSVEIAEDARRAIYDQVWHQLKTLAADESLKRPKPGGVFSSCVSWRKLIDPEVRGIVNEDVTTYGQRMQLLLDAQPVTGHSSCQNLQLDLLNWYAETRIADQFAEAGVFHWLWQDVQRYWRSIRARATWLHATEPLKCAEVNLKLRSSRMVLVAAFLQAIEATHAATDDKQNSITDLQKRLTATPIERIAMSLSEHEERPEFLYCYQSVWDRIRQLSQSTVEITNADRAAMNGVRRGVTKAAEGVSADWVI; encoded by the coding sequence GTGACGAATCCGGATTCCGTTGAACAATCGATTGCAACATGCGACTGGGCACAGCAACGAACGTTTCCGTACCTGGCCACAGAATTTCCGCTGCTCGCCACGGCCTGGGACTATTCACGCAACCGCATTTCGCAATTGCAAACGGCGTTGGCAAAGAATCCATTGCCGGACCAGGTGGCGACCGTCGCCATTTCCGGTTCGTTAAGCCGCATGGAAGCACACTCAGGTTCGGATCTGGACGTACTGATTGTGCTGGACGACCGCAGCGTCGAAATTGCTGAAGACGCCAGACGCGCCATCTACGATCAGGTTTGGCACCAGCTGAAAACGTTAGCTGCAGACGAATCGCTGAAGCGACCGAAGCCTGGCGGTGTCTTTTCAAGTTGCGTTTCGTGGCGAAAGCTGATTGATCCAGAAGTTCGCGGCATCGTCAACGAGGACGTCACAACTTACGGGCAGCGCATGCAGTTGCTGCTGGACGCACAGCCGGTCACCGGGCATTCCTCTTGTCAAAACCTTCAGCTCGACCTGCTGAACTGGTACGCAGAAACGCGAATCGCGGATCAGTTTGCCGAAGCCGGCGTGTTTCACTGGCTGTGGCAGGACGTGCAACGCTACTGGCGCAGCATTCGAGCTCGAGCCACATGGTTGCATGCGACGGAACCGCTGAAGTGTGCCGAAGTGAATTTAAAACTACGTTCCAGTCGAATGGTGCTGGTCGCCGCATTCCTGCAGGCGATTGAGGCGACTCATGCCGCAACCGATGACAAACAAAACTCAATCACCGATCTACAAAAGCGTCTCACCGCGACACCGATCGAACGGATTGCGATGTCGTTAAGCGAACACGAAGAGCGGCCCGAATTCCTTTACTGCTACCAGAGCGTTTGGGACCGCATTCGGCAGCTCAGCCAATCCACGGTGGAAATCACAAACGCGGACCGAGCGGCCATGAATGGTGTGCGCCGTGGCGTAACAAAAGCTGCGGAAGGCGTTTCCGCGGATTGGGTCATCTAA
- a CDS encoding Hsp20/alpha crystallin family protein produces MPVFRWGQSWDPLHDLEREVDRLLQGMNMSLQGRSNRRFPLVNLLDHGDCFVLTAEIPGVDLADLDVSVANGVLCIKGVRKVPPEAREDSFRRQERFQGAWQRNLQLPERIDEEGMKADYTAGILRVALPKTQDSSVRSIPVTEGPG; encoded by the coding sequence ATGCCCGTTTTTCGTTGGGGACAAAGCTGGGATCCGCTACACGATCTTGAGCGGGAGGTTGATCGGCTGCTGCAGGGCATGAATATGTCGCTGCAAGGCCGGTCAAATCGCCGGTTCCCGCTCGTCAATTTGCTGGACCACGGCGATTGTTTCGTGCTGACGGCCGAAATTCCGGGCGTTGATCTGGCGGATTTGGATGTCAGCGTCGCCAATGGCGTGCTCTGCATCAAAGGGGTTCGGAAGGTGCCGCCTGAAGCTCGCGAAGACTCGTTCCGTCGACAGGAACGCTTCCAGGGGGCATGGCAACGAAACCTGCAGTTACCTGAAAGAATTGACGAAGAGGGGATGAAGGCAGACTACACAGCGGGTATCCTACGGGTTGCCCTCCCTAAGACACAGGATTCTTCTGTTCGAAGTATTCCTGTGACCGAAGGACCGGGCTAG
- a CDS encoding thioredoxin family protein, giving the protein MVKTASTMLSLGTSAPDFSLQNVDDKSVSRSDFAGKPLLVIFMCNHCPFVVHLRSALAAFADEYQAKGLAVVGISSNDVEGYPQDGPEEMKQEAASAGYNFPYLYDADQSVAKAYRAACTPDFFLFDKDHSLVYRGQFDSSRPGGDTPITGEDLKAACDAVLSGKNVPTEQMPSIGCNIKWKAGAEPDYFTGQSAV; this is encoded by the coding sequence ATGGTCAAAACAGCTTCCACGATGCTAAGTCTCGGCACCAGCGCGCCGGACTTTTCTCTTCAAAACGTCGATGACAAATCGGTGTCACGATCGGACTTCGCCGGCAAGCCGCTGCTGGTGATTTTTATGTGCAACCACTGTCCATTTGTTGTGCATCTTCGCAGTGCACTGGCAGCATTTGCGGACGAGTACCAGGCAAAAGGGCTGGCGGTCGTCGGCATCAGCTCAAACGATGTCGAAGGATATCCTCAGGACGGACCGGAAGAAATGAAGCAGGAAGCGGCATCGGCCGGGTACAACTTCCCGTATCTGTACGATGCCGATCAATCCGTCGCAAAGGCTTATCGAGCAGCCTGCACGCCTGACTTCTTTCTGTTCGACAAAGATCACAGCCTGGTGTATCGCGGTCAATTCGATTCCAGCCGTCCGGGTGGCGACACGCCGATCACGGGCGAAGACCTGAAAGCCGCCTGCGATGCCGTGCTAAGCGGCAAAAACGTGCCTACGGAACAAATGCCCAGCATCGGATGCAACATCAAGTGGAAGGCAGGCGCGGAGCCGGATTACTTTACGGGACAGTCGGCGGTGTAG
- a CDS encoding Hsp20/alpha crystallin family protein: MNESQNVSRSHDDNPQTARAQMPNEPSVPRLLFNPPIDIYETTDGLVLYADLPGVSADGLDLQVQDNRLALFGRVTRKPTEVNDAEVVHQEYKIGDYLRSFILSDEVDHDRITARLNNGVLRVELPRAKRTEPRRIEVSAD; the protein is encoded by the coding sequence ATGAACGAATCGCAAAATGTATCTCGAAGTCACGACGACAATCCACAGACGGCTCGTGCGCAGATGCCTAATGAACCCTCGGTCCCTCGACTACTATTCAACCCACCAATCGATATCTACGAAACGACGGACGGGCTGGTGCTTTACGCCGACTTGCCCGGCGTGTCCGCCGACGGCCTCGATCTGCAAGTGCAGGACAACCGACTGGCATTGTTTGGGCGAGTCACGCGAAAGCCCACCGAGGTAAACGACGCGGAAGTCGTGCATCAGGAATACAAGATCGGCGACTATCTGCGGTCGTTCATCTTAAGTGACGAAGTTGACCACGACCGAATCACGGCTCGCCTGAACAACGGTGTTTTACGTGTCGAGCTGCCTCGCGCAAAACGCACCGAACCGCGCCGCATCGAAGTCTCTGCCGACTAA
- a CDS encoding WD40 repeat domain-containing protein, which yields MDVTKTHVATDLKHDSPLISCRFDPSGKFAFVGAQDYNVWRFEIASGNKVAYPTDAWVRSLAFSTDGSKLFTGGYDGRLIAWDAHAEKPEPLYAIEAHKGWIRAIDVSPDGTLLASVGNDLVVRLWSTSDGKLVREMKGHESHVYNVRFHPSGEHLATGDLMCHLIHWDVASGKKMRTWQAESLQIYDKTFVATIGGFRGMEFSADGSEVLCSGITNVTNAFAGIGNPSVVAFDWESGKQTTEHLSKGKLQGVAWGLAVHPDGTRIAATGGRGGYLLFWKPKEVNEFHNTKMPNDAMDLDISSDGLHLLTAHYNSHAYVSLMDAKKKPAG from the coding sequence ATGGATGTCACCAAGACTCACGTCGCGACTGACTTGAAGCACGACAGCCCCCTGATTTCGTGCCGGTTCGATCCGTCCGGAAAGTTCGCCTTTGTGGGGGCTCAGGATTACAACGTCTGGCGGTTCGAAATTGCATCGGGCAATAAGGTGGCCTATCCGACGGACGCCTGGGTGAGATCGTTGGCGTTTAGCACCGACGGCAGCAAGTTGTTCACCGGCGGCTACGATGGTCGTTTGATCGCCTGGGACGCGCATGCGGAAAAGCCGGAACCCCTTTACGCGATCGAAGCTCATAAAGGCTGGATTCGAGCCATCGACGTTAGCCCGGACGGAACGCTACTCGCGTCAGTCGGAAACGACCTTGTTGTGCGTTTATGGAGCACGTCGGATGGCAAGCTCGTGCGTGAAATGAAGGGCCACGAATCTCATGTTTACAATGTCCGCTTTCATCCTTCGGGCGAGCACCTCGCGACCGGCGATTTGATGTGTCACCTGATTCATTGGGACGTTGCCTCCGGCAAGAAAATGCGGACGTGGCAGGCTGAATCGTTACAGATCTACGACAAGACATTTGTGGCCACGATCGGTGGATTTCGCGGCATGGAATTTTCCGCCGACGGCAGCGAAGTTTTGTGCAGTGGTATCACGAATGTCACGAACGCGTTTGCAGGAATCGGCAATCCGTCTGTTGTGGCGTTCGATTGGGAATCGGGTAAGCAGACGACGGAACATCTTTCGAAGGGAAAACTTCAGGGGGTCGCGTGGGGCCTGGCCGTTCATCCGGATGGAACTCGGATAGCCGCTACCGGCGGACGTGGTGGCTACCTGTTGTTCTGGAAGCCGAAAGAAGTGAACGAGTTTCACAATACAAAGATGCCCAACGACGCGATGGACCTGGACATCAGCAGCGACGGGCTGCACTTACTGACTGCTCATTACAACAGCCATGCTTATGTGAGTCTCATGGACGCCAAAAAGAAGCCAGCGGGATAA
- the coaD gene encoding pantetheine-phosphate adenylyltransferase, translating to MSESTRPSHAVYVGSFDPLTLGHLDIIERGARMFEKLTVGIGINPDKDPLFEPQLRIELSRAAVQHLDNVEVTTFEGLAVEFVRKCGSRILLRGVRSLTDIDAEFTMSLANRVLDAEIESVFLMSSEHYNHVSSSLIKQIARMAEGNVSERLKDFVPEVIIAPLLSRLNKT from the coding sequence ATGAGCGAATCCACTCGTCCGTCGCACGCCGTCTACGTCGGAAGCTTCGATCCTCTTACGCTGGGCCATCTTGATATTATCGAGCGTGGCGCGCGGATGTTCGAAAAGCTGACCGTCGGGATCGGGATCAATCCCGACAAAGACCCGCTGTTTGAACCCCAGTTGCGTATCGAGTTATCGCGGGCTGCTGTGCAGCATCTGGACAACGTCGAAGTCACAACATTCGAGGGGCTCGCAGTAGAATTTGTGCGAAAGTGCGGCAGCCGCATTCTGCTGCGTGGCGTTCGCAGTTTGACGGACATCGACGCGGAATTCACCATGTCGCTGGCCAACCGCGTACTCGACGCTGAGATCGAGTCGGTGTTCCTGATGTCAAGCGAACACTACAACCACGTATCCAGTTCGCTGATTAAGCAAATCGCCCGGATGGCAGAAGGAAACGTGAGCGAACGATTGAAGGACTTCGTCCCGGAGGTCATCATCGCCCCGCTGCTGTCTCGCTTAAATAAAACGTAA
- a CDS encoding aryl-sulfate sulfotransferase: protein MQRFVIIVACCFVMNFAGAYAQPIKRGVVRKTDQASLGYTLIAPFGGQETFLIDIDGNVVHSWTTERKPSQAAYLLEDGSLLRTAKIPNESFNVPGGPAGGIQKFDWDGNLTWDYVVSDDRRHSHHDIEPLPNGNVLVVAWEVKTKAEAIEAGRDPAKISDGVLWPEVVLEIKPIGKTGGEVVWEWCLWDHLVQSFDKSKQNFGQPADHPELIDLNYIERPIADWIHANSIDYNPQLDQILLCGRTFDEVWVIDHSTTTAEAASHSGGRYGKGGDLLYRWGNPFAYFAGTPFDQVLFGHHDPHWIQPGLPGAGNILIFNNGSDRDQRAFSTVDEIVPPIKSAGSYARDPNAPFGPAKMHWTYKDPANLYSPRVSGAQRMPNGNTLICSGETGHVFEVTPAGDVVWDLWNKLGATEAELVHAATAATGAPPGPLGGVAMFRATRYAPDYPAFRGRTLKPLKQ from the coding sequence ATGCAACGATTTGTGATCATTGTCGCGTGTTGTTTTGTGATGAATTTCGCGGGCGCGTACGCTCAGCCGATCAAACGGGGCGTGGTTCGGAAAACTGATCAGGCAAGCCTCGGCTATACGCTTATCGCGCCGTTCGGCGGGCAGGAAACGTTTCTGATCGATATCGACGGTAACGTCGTTCATTCGTGGACCACAGAACGTAAACCGAGCCAGGCCGCCTATCTTCTGGAAGACGGCAGTTTGCTACGGACGGCAAAGATCCCGAACGAATCCTTTAATGTTCCAGGCGGCCCGGCGGGTGGCATTCAGAAGTTTGACTGGGACGGAAACCTGACATGGGACTATGTAGTCTCCGACGATCGACGGCATTCGCATCATGACATCGAACCCCTACCCAATGGCAACGTCCTGGTCGTGGCTTGGGAAGTGAAGACGAAAGCTGAAGCCATCGAGGCCGGTCGCGATCCCGCGAAAATTAGCGACGGTGTGCTGTGGCCCGAGGTTGTGTTGGAGATCAAGCCGATCGGAAAAACCGGGGGCGAAGTCGTTTGGGAATGGTGTCTGTGGGATCACCTGGTGCAGTCGTTTGATAAGTCGAAACAGAACTTCGGCCAGCCGGCAGACCATCCGGAATTAATTGACCTTAACTACATCGAACGCCCAATTGCCGATTGGATCCATGCGAATTCAATCGACTACAACCCACAGCTTGACCAGATCCTCCTGTGTGGTCGCACGTTCGACGAAGTCTGGGTGATTGATCACAGCACAACAACCGCTGAAGCGGCCAGTCATTCCGGCGGGCGTTATGGCAAGGGAGGTGACTTGCTGTATCGCTGGGGAAATCCGTTCGCGTACTTTGCAGGCACGCCGTTCGACCAGGTCCTGTTTGGTCACCATGATCCTCACTGGATTCAGCCCGGCTTGCCCGGTGCCGGCAACATATTGATTTTCAATAATGGCAGCGATCGTGACCAGCGAGCGTTCTCAACGGTCGACGAAATTGTTCCGCCAATCAAGTCAGCCGGCAGCTATGCTCGCGATCCAAACGCGCCGTTTGGTCCAGCGAAGATGCACTGGACGTATAAGGATCCGGCGAATCTGTATTCGCCACGAGTTTCGGGAGCCCAACGAATGCCGAACGGAAACACCCTGATTTGTTCCGGCGAAACTGGCCACGTCTTTGAAGTGACACCCGCAGGCGACGTGGTCTGGGATCTGTGGAACAAGCTTGGCGCAACAGAAGCGGAACTAGTGCACGCGGCAACGGCCGCGACGGGGGCTCCACCGGGACCGCTCGGTGGAGTGGCCATGTTTCGAGCGACAAGATACGCACCGGACTACCCGGCGTTTCGAGGTCGGACGCTGAAGCCTCTGAAACAGTAG
- a CDS encoding DUF420 domain-containing protein — translation MLTDGFLGYRTSFMLDFVVCALVIIVPVLCYSLWLAKFKRRYQQHKWLQIALGVILLVAVGAFEVDLQLVHGGWENIVAKSHPEEAALAAKVAESRPYLWVHLLFAVTTPVLWCVTLVLALKRFPNPPTPGPHSRLHKTLGWLSAVDITLTAVTGLVFYYVAFMQ, via the coding sequence ATGTTGACTGACGGATTTCTTGGCTACCGCACATCGTTCATGCTCGACTTCGTCGTGTGTGCGCTGGTTATTATCGTGCCTGTCCTTTGCTACAGCCTGTGGCTGGCAAAGTTCAAACGCCGCTATCAGCAGCACAAGTGGCTGCAGATTGCGCTGGGTGTGATTCTGCTGGTGGCGGTTGGGGCGTTTGAAGTTGACCTGCAGTTGGTGCATGGTGGCTGGGAGAACATCGTTGCAAAATCGCATCCCGAAGAAGCGGCTCTGGCTGCAAAGGTCGCAGAATCGCGACCCTATCTGTGGGTGCACCTGCTATTTGCTGTGACCACGCCAGTGCTTTGGTGCGTCACTTTGGTGCTGGCTTTGAAACGATTTCCGAATCCGCCGACGCCAGGCCCTCACAGTCGGCTGCACAAGACGCTGGGCTGGCTTTCGGCCGTCGACATCACATTGACGGCCGTCACCGGGCTGGTCTTCTACTACGTGGCGTTCATGCAATAA
- a CDS encoding sigma-54 interaction domain-containing protein, translating into MTDVGGINGIIGHSPQMQEVFRVTRKVAPSSATVLLTGETGTGKELIARALHELSSRATGPFVRVNCGALSESLLESELFGHMKGAFTGAHETRTGRFEAAHGGTVFLDEINSVSYQLQVKLLRVLQEQEFERVGDTKTIRVDCRVVAATNVDLTDEIKAGRFREDLYYRLNVIPIYLPALRERRDDIPSLVKFFVRRYAEQNGFAVARVTTNALNFLSQYEWPGNVRELQNYIERALVLASSDEIDAADLPTHVRGLAPVRIGRNEDNDIETLCTSLVSQGIAASGEESTDVYNAVVSQVEREVILQVLRQCQGVQTRTATRLGINRNTLHKKIDEYGLQQESR; encoded by the coding sequence ATGACGGACGTAGGCGGAATAAACGGAATTATCGGTCACAGTCCTCAAATGCAGGAAGTGTTCCGAGTGACGCGAAAGGTGGCGCCTAGCTCCGCCACCGTGTTGCTAACCGGCGAAACGGGAACCGGCAAGGAACTGATTGCGCGAGCTTTGCATGAACTCAGTTCGCGAGCGACCGGGCCGTTCGTCCGCGTAAACTGCGGCGCGCTGTCGGAAAGTTTGCTGGAAAGCGAGCTGTTCGGGCACATGAAGGGAGCCTTCACGGGGGCTCATGAGACGCGAACCGGGCGGTTTGAGGCGGCTCATGGCGGCACCGTGTTTCTGGACGAAATCAATTCGGTCAGCTACCAGTTGCAGGTCAAGTTGTTACGCGTGCTGCAGGAGCAGGAATTCGAACGCGTGGGGGACACGAAGACCATTCGAGTCGATTGCCGGGTTGTTGCCGCGACGAACGTGGACCTGACCGACGAAATCAAGGCCGGCCGGTTTCGCGAAGACCTTTACTATCGCCTGAATGTGATACCGATTTACCTGCCCGCCCTGCGCGAGCGGCGCGACGATATTCCCTCGCTGGTGAAGTTCTTCGTCCGGCGATATGCGGAGCAGAATGGTTTCGCCGTTGCACGAGTCACCACGAATGCGCTGAACTTTCTGAGTCAGTATGAATGGCCGGGCAACGTTCGCGAACTTCAGAACTACATCGAACGCGCGTTAGTGCTGGCGTCGTCTGACGAAATTGACGCTGCTGACCTGCCGACTCATGTTCGCGGCCTTGCTCCCGTGAGAATTGGCCGCAACGAAGATAACGACATCGAGACCCTGTGCACATCTCTTGTGAGTCAGGGAATTGCGGCATCCGGCGAAGAATCGACCGACGTATACAATGCGGTCGTCAGTCAGGTCGAACGCGAAGTGATTCTGCAGGTGCTGAGGCAGTGCCAGGGCGTGCAGACTCGTACCGCGACGCGTCTTGGGATCAATCGCAACACACTGCATAAAAAAATCGACGAGTACGGTCTGCAGCAGGAATCACGGTAG
- a CDS encoding Gfo/Idh/MocA family protein — MSNAPNQPLRMALIGGGGAGFIGKVHATAATLDRQAELVAGALSSNPDKSKAAAAAFGIAPDRAYGSYQELLDAESKLPADRRVNFVSIATPNFTHCDIACAAMEAGFHAVCDKPMTTNLDDAQRMLDTVETTGRVFALTHNYSGYPLMRQAREMIANGELGEIIAVRATYVQGWMHGMDPQAEQARGAWKSDPLKNGRAGSLGDVGTHAFHLASFVTGLHPEALLSNMQSYSRHHELDDYGHSLVRFDQGATGMITWSQMTHGRQNDLSIEVDGTKAALTWRQEEPNQMFVRALGQPTKIYERDPNSSYASPDAIAACRLPGGHPEAFFEAFANVYRNAFEDMRRVDAGESFDRSKSLYPSVADGVAGVRFMTRCLDSAAADSAWQKW; from the coding sequence ATGTCCAATGCACCAAATCAACCACTCCGTATGGCTCTTATCGGTGGTGGCGGAGCGGGCTTTATTGGCAAGGTTCACGCCACGGCAGCGACTCTCGATCGTCAGGCTGAACTGGTTGCGGGAGCTTTGTCTTCCAATCCAGACAAGTCGAAGGCAGCGGCTGCAGCCTTTGGAATCGCTCCAGATCGAGCGTACGGTTCTTACCAGGAACTGCTGGACGCGGAAAGCAAATTGCCCGCTGATAGGCGAGTGAACTTCGTATCCATCGCGACGCCAAACTTCACCCATTGCGACATCGCCTGCGCAGCGATGGAGGCCGGTTTTCATGCCGTGTGCGACAAACCGATGACCACCAACCTTGATGACGCTCAGCGCATGCTGGACACGGTCGAAACAACCGGACGCGTCTTTGCGTTGACGCACAACTATTCGGGCTACCCACTGATGCGGCAGGCGAGAGAAATGATCGCCAATGGCGAACTGGGCGAAATCATCGCCGTGCGAGCCACCTACGTTCAGGGCTGGATGCACGGCATGGACCCGCAGGCAGAACAGGCTCGCGGTGCATGGAAATCGGACCCGCTGAAAAATGGTCGAGCCGGCTCACTCGGCGACGTGGGAACTCATGCTTTTCACCTGGCCAGCTTTGTCACCGGGCTGCATCCTGAGGCACTGCTAAGCAACATGCAGTCGTATTCTCGTCACCACGAATTAGACGACTACGGCCACTCGCTTGTTCGATTCGATCAGGGAGCCACCGGCATGATCACATGGAGTCAGATGACTCACGGCCGACAAAACGATCTGTCGATCGAAGTCGACGGCACCAAAGCCGCGCTGACCTGGCGGCAGGAAGAACCGAATCAGATGTTTGTGAGGGCACTCGGGCAGCCCACGAAAATCTACGAACGCGATCCTAACTCCAGCTACGCTTCGCCCGACGCCATCGCCGCCTGCCGACTACCGGGCGGACATCCCGAGGCGTTTTTTGAAGCGTTTGCGAATGTGTATCGCAACGCGTTTGAAGACATGCGGCGAGTCGACGCGGGCGAAAGTTTCGATCGTTCGAAGTCGCTGTATCCGTCGGTGGCGGACGGCGTGGCCGGCGTAAGATTCATGACAAGATGTCTGGACAGCGCAGCGGCGGATTCAGCGTGGCAGAAGTGGTAG